ATGAGGGGAAAAACATACAATTTGGTAAATCTAGGATTTAAAGCAAATCAATAACAGGCTTGAGTAGCAAATAGAGTCTACAGAGGAGCAGAGGGAGATGTATAACAAAGCTAGCACAAGAGAACCAAGATGCCAACcataattttattacataaaattagTTTATAATAGAAACTATGAAAAACAAAACGCACCAGTACTGATGTCATCAATCCAAGAGATCCAAAACCTGTAACCATGCATTAGAAGATTGTGATTAAAACAATGCAGATACAACATTCAAGATTGTAATACTAATACAGTAAAAACATGTCTTAGGACCCAGAGCAGAATACAGTCTCTACTCTGAATCCTTAAAGTTGGTAGTGGCTTGTTACACAAACCTTGAGCTAAGAAATCACTCTGAACATCACCATCATAGTTCTTGCATGCCCAAACATAACCTCCTTCACTCTTGACAGCATAAGCAACCATATCATCGATAAGACGGTGTTCATACCTTCCAATTCAATCAAATAAgtaatcaaataaacaaaagtaTAACCTGTATACacaatcttaaaaataaaaaaaataaaaaaaaaagagagagagagagcactcaCCATATACCGGCAGCTTCATACTTTGATTTCCAGTTTGCCTCGTAGACTTCTTGAAATATGTCCTTGAATCTTCATTGAATGATCGTATATGACCAGACATATATTGAAGGAACAAGATGACAAGAAGGGGtttaacaaaattatgaaaagaTCAAATTGTAAAAGAACAACATCAAATTTCTTTAATAAGAAAGTGACAataacatttaaataaaaaggaaaaaaaaatttgaagtaacAAGCCAAACAGCGCTGCCTACCTTCCATCATACTTCTTAAGAATAGTATTCTTTGTGCTTAGATACAGTGGCCACTTTTTCTGATAGGCAGTGTTCATGGAAGCCTCAGCAAAAGCACGGATGGACTGAATTCCCATGTCaaatataaagagaaagaaTTAGTAACTTCAAGAAATCAAGATATTGGCTTTGACTGTACCACCAAGGAGTTCCCAGAATCAAACCTCATCAGTGTTATACATTGCTATTGCCACACCTCCAGCACCTGTAAAGTTGTAAACCTCTAACTCTGTCTTCTCATCTTTTCCTTCTGGTACTGCAAgtattttttgtataatttaaatataaatatcaaaataggagaagagaaaaaaaatgaaacaaaataaaaatatatatatttgcatccAATTGTGCAgcaaatcataaatataaataatttgactTCTCAAAAAACCTCAAGCAAAGTAAATGGTTTACCAAACACCAGTTTCAGTTTCCCAGCTCCCTTAATTACAGTATCAGTTGCGCGATATTGATCACCAAAAGCATGCCTTCCAATGCATATAGGCTTGGTCCAGCCTGACAACAGCCAAAATCATTAGAATCCGACACATCACCAAAAGAATGTAAATGCAATATCATCATTCGTACCTGGGACAAGGCGAGGAACGTTTTTGCAAATAATTGGTTCTCTGAAGACAGTACctgtaaaaaaaaatccaaccacaACAGCCCATCATTAAAAAATAGGCAAAAAATTGCAACCAAGATGTATTATAACCACAAATGCATATTCACTGACCATTCAGAATATTCCTAATTGTCCCATTTGGACTCTTCCACATCTGCTTCAAGCCAAACTCCTTCACACGAGCTTCATCTGTCAACCACCCAGCAAAATAATGAAActtttgttcatgtttagtgtATCCATTCATAATAGAGTGACTTAATTTTGTTCATGTCCAGTATGGAACAAAAAATAACTACGATAGTAAGGATCAATACAGTTCATATTTTTAACAAGTAAAATGAATTATCCAAATTCAACCATTAGTACCTGGAGTAATAGTTGCACACTTGATTGCCACATTGTACCTATAAGGTAATACAGGTTTATCAATGTACAACAAAAATAAAGGCTTCCAATTAAAAAGCAAGTCTATGGTGCCATAAAGAAGAACACACTAGTCACGTTTCATAACTAGGTCATAACATGGTcggatatatatattatgattactgcaaaacataaataaaatcacGTGTATGAGTACATGCCATAATAACAAATGAGTACTGGTACTTTTAAAAACCACAAaaagcaatattttttttctgattATTAAGGGCTGAATCTTATTCACTAGAAGCTtcgaaaaaaaagggaaaaaaattaaaattcatgcAGAAGTTTTCTGATCATTAAGCGCTGAATATTATTCGctacaagctttgaaaagagagaaataaatgaataaattttaattttcatgcaGAAGTTGATTCATTGTAGCTGCATTAACTGCTAATATAAAACTTATgttcatttaattaaaaaaaagagaaagacatcctttttaggaaaaaaaaaaacacatacttaAGAGTAGCTTCTGCACTTTCAATTGTAACTTTATCATCAGTGGCATCACGATAAGGAAGGCCAAGGTCAAAGTACTTAATGTCCAAGTCCACAAATGGGAAAATAAGCTGCAGACACAACAA
This DNA window, taken from Quercus robur chromosome 2, dhQueRobu3.1, whole genome shotgun sequence, encodes the following:
- the LOC126714140 gene encoding isocitrate dehydrogenase [NADP]; the protein is MAFEKIKVANPIVEMDGDEMTRVFWKSIKDKLIFPFVDLDIKYFDLGLPYRDATDDKVTIESAEATLKYNVAIKCATITPDEARVKEFGLKQMWKSPNGTIRNILNGTVFREPIICKNVPRLVPGWTKPICIGRHAFGDQYRATDTVIKGAGKLKLVFVPEGKDEKTELEVYNFTGAGGVAIAMYNTDESIRAFAEASMNTAYQKKWPLYLSTKNTILKKYDGRFKDIFQEVYEANWKSKYEAAGIWYEHRLIDDMVAYAVKSEGGYVWACKNYDGDVQSDFLAQGFGSLGLMTSVLVCPDGKTIEAEAAHGTVTRHYRVHQKGGETSTNSIASIFAWSRGLSHRAKLDDNARLLDFTEKLEAACVGTVESGKMTKDLALLIHGSKVTREQYLSTEEFIDAVATELKARLST